In Chryseobacterium gleum, a single genomic region encodes these proteins:
- a CDS encoding phosphotransferase enzyme family protein, translating into MELNDIVFEFIGTDHYDLTPVTDGLINTTYLLEDKDQGKKFILQKINHHVFRQPEVIVNNHLMINDILRANNYQFEIIEPIPSPTHKILIKDSDGHPWRMLNFIENSVTFLTAPSLQTAFDAAKTFSYFLNTVNNTEKLPAIEDPIPGFLNFEKRIADYKGSLKNAAPHLKENAKAEIEITNEFLSLPDQWIEMEKNGHIPKRIIHADVKISNILFDQEHHPLAVIDLDTTMVSTILYDFGTMIQSYTNTTHEDDGSAINNFNPEMYKAVKEGFLFHLKDKLTPAETENLDYAAQVTIYIQELRFLTDYLNGSIYYATKYPEHNLDRTKNQLELLKGLREYLGCE; encoded by the coding sequence ATGGAGCTAAACGATATTGTTTTTGAATTTATCGGTACAGATCATTATGATCTTACTCCTGTTACTGACGGGCTGATCAATACCACTTACCTTCTGGAAGACAAAGATCAGGGGAAAAAGTTTATCCTCCAGAAAATTAACCATCATGTGTTCAGGCAGCCGGAGGTGATCGTTAATAATCATTTAATGATCAATGACATTCTCAGGGCCAACAACTATCAGTTTGAAATTATTGAACCTATTCCCTCACCAACCCATAAAATTCTTATAAAAGATTCGGATGGCCATCCATGGCGCATGCTCAACTTTATAGAAAACAGTGTTACCTTTCTTACCGCTCCATCGTTACAAACGGCTTTTGACGCGGCTAAAACTTTCAGTTATTTCCTTAACACCGTAAATAATACGGAAAAGCTGCCTGCCATTGAAGATCCGATCCCAGGCTTTCTCAATTTTGAAAAAAGAATTGCAGATTATAAGGGCTCGCTAAAAAATGCAGCACCCCATTTAAAAGAAAACGCAAAAGCTGAAATAGAAATCACCAACGAGTTTCTGTCTTTACCTGATCAATGGATAGAAATGGAGAAAAACGGTCATATTCCTAAAAGAATTATCCATGCAGATGTGAAAATCAGTAATATTCTCTTCGATCAGGAGCATCATCCTTTAGCGGTAATTGATCTGGATACTACGATGGTTTCTACTATTTTGTATGATTTCGGGACGATGATTCAATCCTATACCAATACAACCCATGAAGATGACGGAAGTGCCATAAACAACTTCAACCCTGAAATGTATAAAGCGGTAAAAGAAGGTTTTCTGTTCCATTTAAAAGATAAACTGACCCCAGCTGAAACTGAAAATCTTGACTACGCCGCACAGGTCACTATCTATATTCAGGAACTTCGTTTTTTAACGGATTATCTGAATGGTAGTATTTATTATGCTACGAAATATCCAGAGCATAATTTAGACAGGACAAAAAACCAGTTAGAATTGTTGAAAGGATTGAGAGAATACTTAGGATGTGAGTGA
- a CDS encoding DNA-deoxyinosine glycosylase translates to MQKRISSFPPIINAQSEILILGSIPGVKSLEKQQYYAHPQNKFWKIIFELLNEDFTDDYIQRIETIKKHHIALWDVIDSCERKGSLDSEIRNEEANQIAELLEEHPNIKAIFCNGGKSYKNLQKLLGKNYKLPIFQLPSTSPLHTVSFEKKLEEWRRILEFLV, encoded by the coding sequence ATGCAAAAGCGTATTTCTTCATTTCCACCTATTATTAATGCTCAATCTGAAATTCTGATTTTAGGATCAATTCCCGGAGTGAAATCATTGGAAAAACAGCAGTATTATGCCCATCCTCAAAATAAATTCTGGAAAATCATTTTTGAATTGCTGAATGAAGATTTTACTGATGATTACATCCAAAGAATTGAGACCATAAAGAAGCATCATATTGCCCTTTGGGATGTCATTGATTCCTGTGAGAGAAAAGGAAGCCTGGATTCTGAAATCAGAAATGAAGAAGCCAATCAGATTGCTGAACTGCTGGAAGAACATCCGAACATCAAAGCTATTTTCTGCAATGGTGGAAAGTCTTACAAAAACTTACAAAAGCTGCTGGGAAAAAATTATAAATTGCCCATCTTTCAATTGCCCTCCACAAGTCCGCTTCACACCGTTTCCTTTGAAAAGAAACTGGAAGAGTGGAGGAGAATATTGGAGTTTTTGGTTTGA